The nucleotide window TGCTCTTCCTCATGGTGTTGCGCGAAAAAGGCATCGACGCCTCGAAGATCACGCGCGTGGCCTCTGGCGGCTACGTCAACGGCATGACCATGCTGGAACAGGGCGCAGTGGCGGGTGCCGTCGCGATCGAGCCGCTGTCGATCTTGCGCAAATCCCAATACCGAACGCTCTACCGTGCGGGCGACGTGCTCAAGCCGATGACGACCTCCGTGGGCATCACCACGCGCGCGTTCGCTCAATCGCACCCGGATACGCTGCGCGCGATCATTGCTGGCCGCCGTGCCGGGGTGGATGCCACGTACGCCAACCCGGCCGGTGCAGCAAAACTGCTCGCGGCCCAATTCAAACTCTCGCCGGACGTTGCCAAAGAGGCCGTCGACAACATGGTGCGCTCGCACATGTGGAGTCAGGGTCAATTCGACCGCGCCGAGCTCGATCGTGTCGCCAGCGGGCTCAAGCTCATCGGCGAAATCAAAGACGATGTCGACTGGCCGAAGCTGATTGACTCGCGCTTCCTGCCGGCCGACATTCGCGCGAAGGGCCAGCTATGACTTCGCCGCACCCGGGCCCGCATCTGCATCTGGTGGACGGCGTCGCGACACCGCTCGCCAGCCACGAGCCGCACGCCGTGCTGGCAGGCGTGACGAAAGACTTCGACACGCCCGACCAAAAAACGGCCAGAAAGACGCGGATGCAGGCGCTCGGCCCCGTCGATCTGACGCTGCGCAAAGGCGAGTTCTTTTCGGTCGTGGGGCCTTCCGGCTGCGGCAAATCGACCTTGCTCGAACTAATTGCCGGGCTGACGAAGCCGACATCCGGCACTGTGCATTTCGAAGGGCAGCCGGTGAATGGTGTGCCCGACGGCGTCGGCGTGGTGTTTCAGGAAGATGCGTCGTTTCCGTGGCTGACCGTGCGCGAGAACATCGGCTTCGGCCTGCGTATGGCAGGCATCGACGGGGCCGAGGTCGCACGCCGCGTCGGCTATGCGCTCGGTTTCATGGGACTGCGCGACTTTGCCAATGCGTATCCCGCCCAGCTTTCGGGCGGCATGCGTCAACGCATGTGCATCGCACGAACGCTCGTCATTGCTCCGCGCCTGATTCTGCTCGACGAGCCGTTTGGCGCGTTGGATCAGCAGACCCGCATGCTCATGGGCGACGAATTGCTTCGGCTGTGGCGTGAAACTTCTGCCACCGTGCTGT belongs to Pandoraea norimbergensis and includes:
- a CDS encoding ABC transporter substrate-binding protein, with product MKRLFQLAHLFALAGALLLPASRAAHAEEISVTQWGSSLYGLPYAVAMDGGLFKKAGVDITGILSSGGGGTTVRNILASKTPYGEVAVSAALAAARQGLDIVIVNVGTRSVAEASMVTMPDSAIHSLNDLVGKKVAITSPKSVSEMLFLMVLREKGIDASKITRVASGGYVNGMTMLEQGAVAGAVAIEPLSILRKSQYRTLYRAGDVLKPMTTSVGITTRAFAQSHPDTLRAIIAGRRAGVDATYANPAGAAKLLAAQFKLSPDVAKEAVDNMVRSHMWSQGQFDRAELDRVASGLKLIGEIKDDVDWPKLIDSRFLPADIRAKGQL
- a CDS encoding ABC transporter ATP-binding protein, translated to MTSPHPGPHLHLVDGVATPLASHEPHAVLAGVTKDFDTPDQKTARKTRMQALGPVDLTLRKGEFFSVVGPSGCGKSTLLELIAGLTKPTSGTVHFEGQPVNGVPDGVGVVFQEDASFPWLTVRENIGFGLRMAGIDGAEVARRVGYALGFMGLRDFANAYPAQLSGGMRQRMCIARTLVIAPRLILLDEPFGALDQQTRMLMGDELLRLWRETSATVLLITHALDEAAVLSDRVGVMSARPGRFIDGIDTGWAPQRDSRVVTTPRFGEITARLWETLRAESLKAMQDGERPNTLS